Proteins found in one Deltaproteobacteria bacterium genomic segment:
- the proC gene encoding pyrroline-5-carboxylate reductase has translation MLKGKKIAIIGGGKMGGVIINGIVSRQLAPAANVTVADKVRGCLLGLKDAYGVATTENNKKAAQAAAVVVLAVKPQDMGNVLQELSPVIDNKKVVISIAAGISTGFIEGCLKEGVRVIRVMPNTPALIGEGAAALTRGKNASEKDLELAELIFRALGITVVVKEELMDAVTGLSGSGPAYGFVIIEALTDAGVLMGLSRDVALKLASQTMLGSAKLCLQSGKHPAELKDMVTSPGGTTIAALKVLEDGKIRATLMAAVEAATLRSRELGGHR, from the coding sequence ATGTTGAAAGGGAAAAAGATTGCGATTATCGGCGGAGGGAAAATGGGCGGGGTGATTATCAACGGCATCGTTTCCCGCCAATTGGCGCCGGCCGCTAATGTTACGGTGGCCGATAAGGTAAGGGGGTGCCTGCTGGGACTTAAGGATGCTTACGGGGTTGCGACAACGGAGAACAACAAAAAGGCGGCGCAAGCAGCAGCGGTGGTTGTTCTAGCGGTAAAACCCCAGGATATGGGAAACGTTCTCCAGGAGCTGAGCCCCGTCATAGACAATAAAAAAGTGGTGATTTCGATCGCGGCGGGTATTTCCACGGGGTTTATCGAAGGCTGTCTTAAAGAGGGAGTAAGGGTCATCAGGGTCATGCCCAACACCCCGGCCCTGATCGGTGAAGGGGCAGCCGCCCTGACGCGCGGCAAAAATGCCTCGGAGAAAGATCTGGAGCTGGCGGAACTGATCTTCAGAGCTCTCGGGATTACGGTGGTCGTCAAAGAAGAACTGATGGACGCCGTCACGGGACTGAGCGGCAGTGGTCCCGCCTATGGATTCGTCATTATAGAGGCACTGACGGACGCCGGCGTGCTGATGGGGCTGAGCCGGGATGTGGCCCTTAAACTGGCGTCCCAGACCATGCTGGGGTCAGCCAAGCTTTGTCTGCAAAGTGGCAAGCATCCGGCGGAGTTGAAGGATATGGTAACCTCGCCGGGAGGTACTACTATAGCCGCCCTGAAGGTATTAGAGGACGGCAAGATCAGGGCGACCTTGATGGCGGCGGTGGAGGCGGCAACCTTACGTTCCAGGGAGCTGGGCGGGCACAGGTAA